One Mycolicibacterium crocinum DNA window includes the following coding sequences:
- a CDS encoding MCE family protein, with amino-acid sequence MKSFSERNPVILGAVGAVVIAGIVLGALNWQKLPFLNPGRNYTAYFAEAGGLFTGATVEVSGLPVGKVSSIELDGPQVLVTFRIDGDVHLGERTLAAIKTKGLLGTKMLDVTPRGDGSLSGPIPRDRTTSPYQLPDALGDLTTTISGLDTEQLSQSLSTMAKTFAHTPPDLHQAVVGVARFADTLDKQDAALRTLLANAARTTAVLAERTDQIVDLVRQTNSLLIALNAQSAGLDQLWHNLSAASQQLKGFIAENRAQLKPALEKLNGVLTIVDDRKGRVQEAIRRLNSYAMSLGESVSSGPFFKAYLANLFPGQFVQPFIDAAFSDLGVDPATLVPSLRTDPQVGQPGTPALPVPYPRTGQGGEPHLNLPDAITGKPGDPRYPYREPLPAPPPGGPPPGPPAQAPPGIASTPDPTPAPVYVPAPGEPEAAR; translated from the coding sequence GTGAAGTCGTTTTCCGAGCGCAACCCGGTGATCCTCGGGGCAGTCGGCGCGGTCGTTATCGCCGGAATCGTATTGGGTGCATTGAATTGGCAGAAGCTGCCGTTCCTCAACCCGGGACGCAACTACACCGCCTACTTTGCCGAGGCGGGCGGCTTGTTCACCGGCGCCACGGTCGAAGTCTCGGGGCTACCGGTCGGCAAGGTATCCAGTATCGAGCTCGACGGTCCGCAGGTGTTGGTGACCTTCCGGATCGACGGCGATGTGCACCTCGGTGAGCGGACGCTGGCCGCGATCAAGACCAAGGGACTGCTCGGCACGAAGATGCTTGACGTCACCCCACGCGGCGACGGCTCCCTTTCCGGACCGATCCCCCGAGACCGAACTACCTCGCCCTATCAGCTGCCCGACGCCCTCGGTGACCTGACCACGACGATCAGTGGGCTTGACACTGAACAGCTTTCACAATCGTTGTCGACGATGGCCAAGACGTTCGCCCACACGCCACCCGACCTGCATCAGGCTGTGGTCGGGGTGGCCCGGTTCGCCGACACCCTCGACAAGCAGGATGCTGCGCTGCGCACGCTGCTGGCCAACGCGGCCAGGACCACTGCCGTGCTTGCCGAGCGCACCGATCAGATCGTCGACCTCGTGCGCCAGACGAATTCCCTACTGATCGCACTCAATGCGCAAAGCGCGGGCCTTGACCAGCTGTGGCATAACCTTTCCGCGGCCTCCCAGCAACTCAAAGGTTTCATCGCCGAGAATCGAGCCCAGCTGAAACCGGCGCTGGAGAAGCTCAACGGCGTGCTGACCATCGTCGACGACCGCAAGGGACGCGTCCAGGAAGCGATCAGGCGGCTCAACAGTTATGCGATGTCGCTGGGTGAGTCGGTGTCGTCCGGACCGTTCTTCAAGGCGTATCTGGCCAACCTCTTTCCCGGCCAATTCGTTCAGCCGTTCATCGATGCCGCGTTCTCCGATCTGGGGGTGGACCCCGCCACCCTGGTGCCGTCGCTGCGCACCGACCCGCAGGTCGGTCAGCCCGGCACCCCGGCGCTGCCCGTTCCGTATCCGCGGACCGGTCAGGGCGGTGAACCCCACCTGAATCTGCCCGATGCGATCACCGGCAAGCCGGGTGATCCGCGCTACCCCTATCGTGAGCCGCTGCCCGCGCCGCCGCCCGGTGGGCCACCGCCGGGGCCGCCCGCTCAGGCCCCGCCCGGTATCGCCTCCACCCCGGACCCGACGCCCGCACCGGTGTACGTCCCGGCCCCCGGTGAGCCGGAG
- a CDS encoding MCE family protein, with product MKDNLAGAVWRLGIFLTVCFLGAFALLAIFAQFRFNTGTVYNAVFTNVTGLKKGDFVRVAGVEVGKVEDIRINRDATVRVDFSATDTLVLTEGTRAIIRYDNVIGGRFLALDEGTGGVKRLGAGQTIPVDRTAPALDLDSVIGGFKPLFRALSPDQVNALSSQLNQALQGQGATIGSFLNQAAVLTNTLADRDQLIGEVITNLDAVLGSLGSQSAQLDKAVTNLTGLVQALNARKTDVAAAFTATSAAAATVADLLAGARAPFQKVVHETDRVSSIAVADHEYLEKLIDTLPDKYRALQRQGMYGDFFSFYLCDLILKLNGKGGQPVFVKVAGQDTGRCAPK from the coding sequence GTGAAAGACAACCTTGCGGGCGCCGTCTGGCGGCTGGGCATCTTTCTCACGGTGTGCTTCCTCGGCGCGTTCGCGCTGCTGGCCATCTTCGCGCAGTTCCGGTTTAACACCGGCACCGTGTACAACGCAGTGTTCACCAATGTCACCGGCCTGAAGAAGGGTGACTTCGTGCGGGTCGCGGGTGTCGAGGTTGGCAAGGTCGAGGACATCCGGATCAACCGCGATGCCACCGTACGAGTCGATTTCTCGGCGACCGACACGCTGGTGCTGACCGAAGGTACGCGAGCGATCATTCGCTACGACAACGTCATTGGCGGCCGATTCCTGGCTCTCGACGAAGGTACGGGCGGAGTCAAACGCCTCGGGGCCGGCCAGACCATTCCCGTGGACCGCACTGCTCCCGCATTGGACCTCGATTCGGTGATCGGCGGGTTCAAACCGCTGTTTCGTGCGCTGAGCCCAGATCAGGTCAATGCACTGAGCTCACAGTTGAACCAGGCCCTGCAAGGGCAGGGGGCGACGATCGGCTCGTTCCTCAATCAGGCTGCGGTACTGACCAACACTCTGGCCGACCGTGATCAGCTGATCGGCGAAGTCATCACCAACCTCGACGCGGTCCTGGGATCCCTCGGCAGCCAGAGCGCCCAACTCGACAAGGCGGTCACCAATCTGACCGGACTTGTGCAGGCTCTCAACGCCCGCAAGACCGACGTCGCCGCGGCGTTCACCGCCACCAGTGCGGCGGCAGCCACTGTCGCCGATCTGCTTGCCGGAGCCCGTGCGCCGTTTCAGAAGGTGGTCCACGAAACCGACCGCGTCTCGTCGATTGCGGTGGCCGATCACGAATACCTCGAAAAGCTCATCGACACGCTGCCGGACAAATACCGCGCACTGCAACGCCAGGGCATGTACGGCGACTTCTTCAGCTTCTACCTGTGCGACCTGATTTTGAAGCTGAACGGCAAAGGCGGGCAACCAGTTTTCGTCAAGGTGGCCGGGCAAGACACCGGGCGGTGTGCGCCGAAGTGA
- a CDS encoding MCE family protein, which produces MDARPGENRLPDGWWTVILVAAIAVFFFVTGTAFAGTFRSYVPVTVTSDRSGLVMEAGAKVKMRGVQVGRVADIAGGQGPASLRLELDPDQIRYIPANVGAQISSTTVFGAKFVDLVYPADPSPQRLAAGAVLRSANVTTEVNTVFENVVNLLNMVDPAKLNAVLTAVADGVRGQGPRMGEATTDLNQVLQALNERSDTIRADWRSFKNFNDTYAAAAPDIVAILNSASTVSSTIAGRSQALDTLLLNTIGFAQSGQELLESSGGNLVRAAKILEPTTALLLKYNPVYTCWLQGATWTLNNGGYEAWGGKDGKSAVFDVALLLGNDPYQYPDNLPIVGAKGGPGGKPGCGSLPDVTKNFPVRQLVTNTGWGTGLDIRPNPGLGHPCWADWFPVTRGNPRPPSIRQCLPGPAPGPVVPPGMPPYGAAWYGPGGVPLWPGVPPAPEPATAQPQPLPGPATGDQP; this is translated from the coding sequence ATGGACGCCCGACCCGGAGAGAACCGTCTTCCCGACGGCTGGTGGACCGTCATCTTGGTGGCGGCTATCGCCGTCTTCTTCTTCGTCACCGGGACAGCGTTCGCCGGGACGTTCCGTTCGTACGTGCCGGTGACGGTGACGTCGGACCGCTCCGGACTCGTCATGGAGGCCGGCGCCAAGGTGAAGATGCGCGGCGTGCAGGTCGGCCGCGTCGCCGACATCGCCGGTGGCCAGGGGCCGGCGAGTCTGCGGCTGGAGCTCGATCCCGACCAAATCCGTTACATCCCTGCGAATGTCGGTGCGCAAATCAGTTCCACGACGGTGTTTGGCGCCAAATTCGTCGACCTGGTCTACCCCGCCGACCCGAGCCCGCAGCGTCTGGCCGCCGGCGCGGTGCTGCGCTCGGCCAACGTCACCACTGAGGTCAACACTGTCTTCGAGAACGTCGTCAACCTGCTGAACATGGTCGACCCGGCGAAGCTCAACGCGGTACTGACCGCCGTCGCCGACGGAGTACGCGGGCAGGGCCCCCGAATGGGCGAGGCGACCACCGACCTCAACCAGGTGCTCCAGGCGCTCAACGAGCGAAGCGACACCATCCGCGCGGACTGGCGATCCTTCAAGAACTTCAACGACACCTACGCCGCGGCCGCACCCGACATCGTCGCGATCCTGAATTCGGCCAGCACAGTCAGTTCCACCATCGCCGGCCGGTCACAGGCCTTGGACACGTTGCTGCTCAACACAATCGGGTTCGCCCAATCCGGTCAAGAGCTGCTGGAGAGCAGCGGCGGCAACCTGGTACGCGCCGCGAAGATCCTGGAGCCCACCACCGCACTGCTGCTCAAATACAACCCCGTCTACACCTGCTGGCTGCAGGGCGCCACTTGGACGTTGAACAACGGCGGCTATGAGGCGTGGGGCGGAAAGGACGGCAAGTCCGCGGTCTTCGACGTCGCGCTGCTGTTGGGCAACGACCCCTATCAATATCCGGACAACCTGCCGATCGTCGGGGCCAAGGGCGGGCCGGGCGGAAAGCCGGGTTGTGGGTCGCTGCCCGACGTGACCAAGAACTTCCCGGTCCGCCAACTCGTCACCAACACCGGTTGGGGCACCGGCCTGGACATCCGGCCCAATCCAGGCCTGGGACATCCTTGTTGGGCGGACTGGTTCCCGGTGACGCGCGGTAACCCACGGCCGCCCAGCATCCGCCAGTGTCTACCCGGCCCGGCGCCCGGCCCGGTGGTCCCCCCGGGGATGCCGCCCTACGGCGCGGCATGGTACGGGCCCGGCGGAGTGCCGCTATGGCCGGGTGTGCCACCCGCACCGGAGCCCGCCACAGCTCAACCACAACCACTGCCGGGACCGGCGACGGGAGATCAGCCGTGA
- a CDS encoding ABC transporter permease: protein MSVSTPSGLHPKLVSGVQGAAAGWNRIGAQTRFYVTTLTAIPEAVTRYHKELLRLIAQMGLGAGALAVVGGTVAIVGFLTMTTGALVAVQGYNQLSSVGFEALTGFASAFFNVRLIVPGTVSVALSATIGAGATAQLGAMRINEEIDALEVIGIRSVTYLASTRVLAGVIVVIPLYCIAVMMAFLAARTGTVAIYGQGSGVYDHYFNTFLNPTDVIWSFMQSVAMTIVIMLVHTYYGFTAKGGPAGVGEAVGRAVRTSMVVAAVEIVMISLAVYGQSGNFNLAG, encoded by the coding sequence GTGAGTGTCAGTACGCCCAGCGGATTGCACCCGAAACTGGTCAGCGGTGTGCAGGGCGCGGCCGCGGGCTGGAACCGGATCGGCGCCCAAACCCGGTTCTATGTCACGACTTTGACGGCAATTCCGGAAGCGGTGACGCGTTACCACAAAGAATTGCTGCGACTCATCGCTCAGATGGGCCTCGGCGCAGGAGCGCTGGCCGTGGTCGGCGGAACGGTCGCGATCGTCGGATTTCTCACCATGACCACCGGCGCTCTGGTCGCCGTGCAGGGCTACAACCAGTTGTCCTCAGTCGGTTTCGAAGCACTGACCGGTTTCGCGTCGGCCTTCTTCAACGTCCGCCTCATCGTGCCCGGAACCGTCTCGGTCGCCCTATCGGCCACGATCGGTGCCGGCGCCACCGCTCAGCTGGGCGCTATGCGGATCAACGAGGAGATCGACGCACTCGAGGTCATCGGTATCCGGTCGGTCACCTACCTGGCCTCCACGCGGGTGTTGGCCGGGGTCATCGTGGTCATTCCGCTGTACTGCATCGCAGTCATGATGGCCTTCCTCGCCGCCCGGACCGGAACCGTCGCCATCTACGGGCAGGGTTCGGGCGTGTACGACCACTACTTCAACACGTTCCTCAACCCCACCGACGTGATCTGGTCGTTCATGCAATCGGTCGCGATGACGATCGTGATCATGTTGGTGCACACCTATTACGGCTTCACCGCGAAGGGAGGCCCGGCGGGCGTGGGCGAGGCGGTAGGGCGTGCGGTGCGCACGTCGATGGTCGTCGCCGCGGTTGAGATCGTGATGATCTCGCTGGCGGTCTACGGCCAGTCGGGCAACTTCAACTTGGCCGGGTGA
- a CDS encoding MlaE family ABC transporter permease — protein MPPVVIVEPGPPNPLTKPVRAFGGFIAMSLDTLVVMFRPPFAWREYLLQTWFVARVSVLPALMLTLPYSVLLVFTFNILLGEFGATDFSGTGAAIGTVNQIGPIVTVLVVSGAGATAMCADLGARTIREELDALRVMGINPIQALVVPRVLAATTVALALSATVILAGLTGAYIFCVYIQHVSPGAFAAGMTLLTGMGDVIVSLTKATLFGLSAGLIACYKGISVGGGPAGVGNAVNETVVFTFMVLFAINVIVTAVGIQFTVG, from the coding sequence ATGCCGCCGGTCGTCATCGTCGAACCCGGGCCGCCGAACCCACTGACGAAGCCGGTACGGGCCTTCGGCGGATTCATCGCCATGTCCTTGGACACCCTGGTGGTGATGTTCCGGCCGCCGTTCGCCTGGCGTGAATACCTGTTGCAGACCTGGTTTGTCGCCCGCGTATCGGTGCTGCCGGCACTCATGCTCACCCTGCCGTACTCGGTGCTGCTGGTGTTCACCTTCAACATCCTGCTCGGCGAGTTCGGTGCGACCGACTTCTCCGGGACCGGCGCCGCGATCGGCACCGTCAACCAGATCGGTCCCATCGTGACCGTTCTGGTGGTCTCCGGCGCCGGCGCCACCGCAATGTGCGCCGATCTCGGCGCTCGCACCATCCGGGAAGAACTCGACGCCCTTCGCGTCATGGGCATCAATCCGATTCAGGCACTTGTGGTTCCACGGGTATTGGCTGCTACGACGGTCGCGCTGGCGCTCTCAGCAACCGTGATCCTTGCCGGCCTCACCGGCGCGTACATCTTCTGCGTCTACATTCAGCACGTCTCCCCGGGCGCGTTCGCCGCCGGCATGACGCTCCTGACCGGCATGGGCGACGTCATCGTCTCACTCACCAAGGCAACCCTTTTCGGGCTCTCCGCCGGCCTGATCGCCTGCTACAAGGGCATCTCGGTGGGCGGTGGTCCGGCCGGCGTCGGCAATGCGGTCAACGAGACGGTCGTGTTCACCTTCATGGTGTTGTTCGCGATCAACGTCATCGTGACCGCCGTGGGCATCCAGTTCACGGTGGGATGA
- a CDS encoding response regulator, with product MTDDSRAIDVLLIEDDPGDELITREAFEHNKLKNTLHVVHDGEEGLDYLYRRGQFADASRPDLILLDLNLPKYDGRQLLEKIKSDDDLSTIPVVVLTTSSAEEDILRSYKLHANAYVTKPVDLDQFMSAVRQIDEFFVQVVRLPGGGQNR from the coding sequence ATGACCGACGACAGTCGCGCCATCGACGTCCTACTCATCGAGGACGACCCGGGAGACGAATTGATCACCCGGGAAGCGTTCGAACACAACAAGCTGAAGAACACGCTGCACGTCGTCCACGACGGCGAAGAGGGTTTGGACTATCTCTACCGGCGCGGCCAGTTCGCCGACGCCTCACGGCCCGACCTCATCCTGCTCGATCTGAACCTGCCCAAATACGATGGGCGCCAACTGCTCGAGAAGATCAAGTCCGACGACGACCTGAGCACCATCCCGGTGGTCGTGCTCACCACCTCCTCGGCCGAAGAGGACATTCTGCGCAGTTACAAGCTGCACGCGAACGCCTACGTCACCAAGCCGGTGGACCTCGACCAATTCATGAGCGCCGTACGCCAGATCGACGAGTTCTTCGTCCAGGTGGTCCGTCTGCCGGGGGGCGGCCAGAACCGGTAA
- a CDS encoding sensor histidine kinase — MKEVAGTRLSGMTVRGWLNVVLLVVGVVVFGGALLGAVLLNRTDEMNRQLVDELQPTRVAAYQLQAALRDQETAVRGYVIAADPQFLTPYYDGQRTEQTAAQSIRDHAKGRTQILDDLDAIEETAAAWRSQYADLLIAGVAPGSPSVVTKSTADAGKAQFDKLRSLFDTQNKHLSAARADALHQLDTIKSWRDRVLATIIAVFVITGLAIAILIRNAVTRPLEALAAACRRITIGNFAERIVPEGPRDIRSIATDVEDMRRRIVGELEASSQAREQLDEQAAELRRSNAELEQFAYVASHDLQEPLRKVASFCQLLEKRYGDQLDERGQQYIDFAVDGAKRMQVLINDLLTFSRVGRLNSTQVKVNLDTVLDAAISNVATAIEETGAEIIRSGPLPTVMGDPTLLTMLWQNLVGNAVKFRREGVPPRIGIGCEAGSGDDDGQWLFTFSDNGIGIADEFVEKVFVIFQRLHGRDAYAGTGIGLALVKKIIEHHGGTISIDTSYDGGTRFCFTLPAMTKLEHEPQLEGSSS; from the coding sequence ATGAAGGAGGTCGCGGGCACCCGGCTGTCTGGCATGACGGTGCGGGGCTGGCTCAACGTCGTGCTGTTGGTGGTCGGCGTGGTGGTGTTCGGCGGTGCGCTGCTCGGGGCGGTGCTGTTGAACCGTACCGACGAGATGAATCGCCAGCTGGTCGACGAACTCCAACCCACCCGGGTGGCGGCGTATCAACTCCAGGCAGCACTGCGCGACCAGGAAACCGCGGTGCGCGGGTACGTCATCGCAGCGGATCCGCAATTCCTCACGCCGTACTACGACGGGCAGCGCACTGAACAGACTGCCGCGCAATCGATTCGGGACCATGCCAAGGGCCGCACCCAGATCCTGGACGACCTCGACGCCATCGAGGAGACCGCGGCCGCCTGGCGCAGCCAGTACGCCGACCTGCTGATCGCCGGCGTGGCACCAGGATCCCCGAGTGTGGTGACCAAGTCGACGGCCGATGCGGGAAAGGCCCAATTCGACAAGCTGCGGTCACTTTTCGACACTCAGAACAAGCATCTGTCGGCGGCCAGGGCCGACGCCCTGCATCAACTCGACACCATCAAGAGCTGGCGCGACCGGGTGCTCGCGACGATCATTGCGGTGTTCGTGATCACCGGGCTTGCGATCGCGATTCTGATTCGCAACGCGGTGACCCGCCCTCTGGAAGCGCTGGCCGCCGCATGCCGGCGCATCACCATCGGAAACTTCGCCGAACGAATCGTTCCCGAGGGCCCCAGGGACATTCGCTCGATCGCCACCGACGTCGAGGACATGCGGCGCCGCATCGTCGGCGAGTTGGAGGCCTCCAGCCAGGCCCGCGAACAACTCGATGAACAAGCGGCCGAACTGCGCCGGTCCAACGCCGAGCTGGAACAGTTCGCCTACGTCGCCTCCCACGATCTTCAGGAGCCGCTGCGCAAGGTGGCGTCGTTCTGCCAGTTGCTGGAGAAGCGGTACGGCGATCAGCTCGACGAACGCGGCCAGCAGTACATCGATTTCGCCGTCGACGGCGCCAAACGCATGCAGGTCCTGATCAACGACCTGCTGACATTCTCCCGGGTCGGCCGGCTCAACTCCACCCAGGTCAAGGTGAACCTTGACACCGTGCTGGATGCGGCGATTTCCAACGTCGCCACGGCCATCGAGGAGACCGGCGCCGAGATCATCCGATCCGGCCCGCTACCCACAGTCATGGGTGACCCGACCCTGCTGACGATGCTGTGGCAGAACCTGGTGGGCAACGCGGTGAAGTTCCGCCGCGAAGGCGTGCCACCCCGCATCGGGATCGGCTGCGAAGCCGGTTCCGGCGACGACGACGGACAGTGGTTGTTCACCTTCTCCGACAACGGAATCGGCATCGCCGACGAATTCGTCGAGAAGGTGTTTGTGATCTTCCAGCGGTTGCACGGCCGGGATGCCTACGCCGGCACCGGAATCGGACTGGCCCTGGTCAAGAAGATCATCGAACACCATGGCGGCACCATCTCAATAGACACGTCTTACGACGGCGGCACCCGTTTCTGCTTCACCCTGCCCGCCATGACCAAACTCGAGCACGAGCCCCAATTGGAAGGAAGCTCATCATGA
- a CDS encoding PP2C family protein-serine/threonine phosphatase, which translates to MRSPYDPQALNPAGFAGASNRPISLLLIEDDQGDAILVEELISEAGADISVEWAASIAIAQDKLAVHRPDCVLLDLNLPDANGISAVDRVTKIDATLPIVVLTGLNDEHFGMSAMASGAQDYLVKGHVEPETLHRSVLYAIERKRTELTAVDLHTVQLRAQENARLERALLPLPLLDGDPGVEIVMQYRPSRENALLGGDFYDMVQTPDGTVHVMVGDVAGHGPDEAALGAALRIGWRALTFAGLRGNERMRRLEQVLRAERAGTGIFATVLSVALWPDSRGFTAVRAGHPGMLLHGPGTVEWLEPPAGPALGLGAQQWPLNEMELPDGHGLVLLTDGLFEGHSGIGEKRLGEEGLLELARSIANLPGPEFVDGLIEGAEALAASHGGITDDIAVLRVQRTSR; encoded by the coding sequence ATGCGCTCGCCCTATGATCCACAGGCATTGAATCCAGCCGGTTTCGCCGGCGCCAGCAATCGACCGATTTCGCTGCTGCTGATCGAGGACGATCAGGGCGACGCGATCCTGGTCGAAGAGTTGATCTCCGAAGCGGGCGCCGACATCTCCGTGGAGTGGGCGGCATCGATCGCGATCGCCCAGGACAAGCTTGCCGTCCACCGGCCCGATTGCGTGCTGCTGGACTTGAACCTCCCCGACGCCAACGGCATCTCCGCCGTCGACCGCGTCACCAAGATCGACGCCACCCTGCCGATCGTCGTGCTGACCGGGCTCAACGACGAGCACTTCGGAATGTCGGCGATGGCGTCCGGCGCGCAGGATTACCTGGTCAAAGGCCACGTCGAACCCGAGACGCTGCACCGCTCGGTGCTTTACGCCATCGAGCGCAAGCGCACCGAATTGACCGCCGTCGATCTGCACACCGTTCAGCTGCGGGCCCAGGAAAACGCGCGCCTGGAGCGGGCCCTACTGCCCCTGCCGCTGCTGGACGGGGATCCGGGCGTCGAGATCGTCATGCAGTACCGGCCCAGCCGGGAGAACGCGCTGCTGGGCGGCGACTTCTACGACATGGTGCAGACTCCCGACGGCACCGTGCACGTCATGGTCGGTGACGTGGCCGGGCATGGCCCCGACGAGGCGGCCCTGGGCGCGGCACTGCGAATCGGCTGGCGGGCGCTGACCTTCGCCGGCCTGCGCGGCAACGAGCGGATGCGCCGTCTCGAACAGGTCCTGCGCGCCGAGCGCGCGGGTACCGGAATCTTCGCGACGGTGCTCAGCGTGGCGCTGTGGCCCGACTCGCGGGGGTTCACCGCCGTCCGTGCCGGCCACCCGGGGATGCTGCTGCACGGACCGGGCACCGTCGAATGGCTGGAGCCGCCCGCCGGGCCCGCGCTGGGCCTGGGCGCACAACAATGGCCGCTGAACGAGATGGAACTGCCCGACGGCCACGGGCTGGTCCTGTTGACCGATGGACTGTTCGAAGGCCACTCGGGGATCGGCGAGAAGCGCCTCGGCGAAGAAGGCCTTCTGGAGCTCGCCCGCTCGATCGCGAACCTGCCCGGACCGGAGTTCGTCGACGGTCTCATCGAAGGGGCCGAGGCCCTCGCCGCCTCGCACGGCGGCATCACCGACGACATCGCGGTCCTACGCGTGCAGCGGACCAGCCGATGA